CTAACTTCTGCTAATTTTTTTATAGCATCTATGTCTGTAAAACCAGCTGTAATTTCTAGGTCAGCTATTTGCCCACAAGGAGAATTAGGGGTAGGATCTAATACTGCAATAGAATAACCCATCTCTCTAGCTGATAGTGCCATCATTCGGCCTAATTGACCTCCACCTATAATTCCAATGGTTTCTCCAGGTAGTGTTATTTTTCTAATCAAGCTGATCACTACTTTCTACTACCTTTAGGCGAGTACTTTCTCTTCGGTTCACCAAGGCTTGATTGTATTCTGGAAACTGTGTTCCTAAAATCGAAGCTGCTAATAGCCCTGCATTGGTTGCTCCCGCATTTCCAATCGCCACTGTCGCAACCGGAACACCACCTGGCATTTGAACAATTGATAATAATGAATCTAGACCATTTAGAGCCTTTGATTGTACTGGAACCCCGATAACCGGTAATACAGTTTTTGCTGCAACCATCCCAGGTAAGTGAGCTGCTCCACCAGCCCCTGCAATAATCACTTTAATCCCGCGCTCTTGTGCTGTTTCTGCATACTGAAACATTAAATCAGGAGTGCGGTGAGCAGAAACTACTTTCTTCTCATAAGGAATTTCTAACTCTTCTAAAATGTCACAGGCAAGCTTCATTGTATCCCAATCTGACGTACTCCCCATTATTACCCCAACAAGTGGCTTCATCCTCTTCCTCCTACACCGTTCATTAACTTATGTCATTTTTCTGAAAATAAAAACCCAGGTAGAATGCTTCCCTTTTTTATAAGAGAAAGCAATTCTACCTGGGCATTGGACAGCATATCAAAAAAGTCAAATGGTCAGGAAAAACGCATTACTTTCCCTTATAGTCCAATAATTTACGGTTATCGGGTAGAAACTTATGGGCCATATCCCCAAGATTATATAAGGTAATCATATTATCTAAGCTTAGTTTACCAGTCTATTTATGAGATTGTCAATTAAAATCGAACGATAAAATTTATATTTACATTTAATGTTCGTGTTTTACAGTAACTTTCCTTCGAATATAATCTTTCTTCCGCATGGTTGAACTTCAGTTTGTCCATTTACAATCACTTCTTCAAATATCGGTTCTTCCATTCTGCGTACTGGCATATATCCATCCTTTTGCATACGCTCTAGGCATTGGTCAATTGATTCATTATCTGCAACTTCATATCTTTTCTTAGCTTGTTTTTTCACTCATTTAACTTTCCTTTCTTTACAGCCTTTACCCAAAACCCACCATGTATCGTTTTAGGTTCATATGCAATAATAAATGCCTTTGGATCAATTTCTTTAATCGTCTGATACAATTTTAATTCATATTTCCTTGGTGTTAAAATCTGCATCGATTGGCGATTGCCTTCAAGGCCTTGGGCTAACCAATTCGTAACACCATATCCCTTTTCACGAAGCATCCTTGGCAAATCCCTATCATCTTCCGCGGTAATTACATTTACTGTTATATACCCTAGAGCCAATTTCTCTTCAATCTTCATTCCAACAATAACACCAATTCCATACCCAACTGCATACGCAACTAAATTGTGAATTTGATTCAAGTTATCTAGAACCAAACCAAGACCTACTACATATATTACGACTTCTATTGTACTTATTAAAGCAGCTAAATAACGCTGTCCCTTTAATGTTAGTATCATTCTTATTGTAAAAAAAGAAACATACACAATGTTAATAAGTAAAATAATGATTACCATTACGATTCCATTCTCTAACAAGATGAAAATCCCCCTTTTAAGTTAGCATACCAAAGTACTAATTGTACTAAACATATACCCTGAATTAAATACCTTATCGTGGAATAGGCACAAATTATATAATTTCTCATATTATGGGAACAGCAATTTATAGGGGGAGCCTAACAATGAACATTAATCAATTTAAAGGAATGAATGACTGGATGAAACAGATGGACCAGTTCTTTGGAAAGGACTTTTTAGGGGGATTTGAACCAATGCTCCGAGCCAGCCAAACACAGGTTAATCTGTATAAAACAGAAAATGAGCTTTTAGTAGTTATAAGTTTACCTGGATTGGAAAATGTAGATGAGGTAGATGTTTATGCAAACCATCAGAAGCTAGAAATCAAAGGTAGGATTAATTTAAAGTTTAAGGGATTTGAACTTATTGAAGAAAATATCTTTCAAGGACATTTCGAGCGAACGGTTGACCTGCCTTATCCAGTAAGAGATGATCGTGTTGACGCTTCATATCATAATGGACTTTTAATCATCCACTTACATCGCCTCATACAATCTGAAGCATCCCGCAAGAAAATTGCGGTACGAAAGATTGAGGAGTAGAAAGAACCAGCATTGGATGCTGGTTCTTTCTGTGTGGATTTATGTGTGATTGGGTGGTTGATTTGTTTAACTCTTTTTAAGTAGTTTTTTTATTAGACAGAACCCAACTACTAACGCTAGCACATTTGCAGCGTCACCAAGATTGATTGTTATGCTAAAGTTGTTGTTAACTTTTACATCATTATTATTGTGATTTACGGTCGAACGACTGCTTTGATTTTTATCTTCTTTCATTGAATCCCCTCCCAATACAACTCTATCATATTTATATAGTTTGATTGGAAAAATAATGTAGTACTTGGAAATAAAAAGGAGATAAACTATTATTGGGACTCGTTTTATGGATTCTTGCTCAACCTGTCTGAATAAACCTTGGATTCCGACTTGTTTGCCTATGTACTTGCTTAACCTGTCGGAATACACCTTGGATTCCGACTTGTTTGCCTATGTACTTGCTCAACCTGTTTGAATAAACCTTGGATTCCGACTTGTTTGCCTATGTGCTTGCTCAACCTGTCCGAATAAACCTTGGATTCGGACTCGTTGGTCTATGTGCTTGCTCAACCTGTCTGAATATGTTTTGGATTCGGACTCGTTTATCTATGCGCTTGCTCAACCTGTCGGAATACACCTTGGATTCCGACTTGTTTGCCTATGCGCTTGCTCAACCTGTCTGAATAACCTCTGGATTCGGACTTGTTTTGTAACAGGCTCGATCAACCTGTCGGAATAACCTTTGGATTCGGACTTGTTTTATAACTGGATCACTCAACCTGTCGGAATAATCTCTGGATTCGGACTCGTTTGCTGAATTCTCGATCAGCCTGTCTGAATAAGTGTAGAAATTACAACAGCACTACCTACCAAAAACCTCTCAGTAAGTCCTTTTCAAAAAAAACACAAAAAAAGAACCAGCACAGTGCTGGTTCTTTCGCTTCGCTTGGC
This sequence is a window from Cytobacillus luteolus. Protein-coding genes within it:
- a CDS encoding DUF2179 domain-containing protein — translated: MVIIILLINIVYVSFFTIRMILTLKGQRYLAALISTIEVVIYVVGLGLVLDNLNQIHNLVAYAVGYGIGVIVGMKIEEKLALGYITVNVITAEDDRDLPRMLREKGYGVTNWLAQGLEGNRQSMQILTPRKYELKLYQTIKEIDPKAFIIAYEPKTIHGGFWVKAVKKGKLNE
- a CDS encoding NETI motif-containing protein, which codes for MKKQAKKRYEVADNESIDQCLERMQKDGYMPVRRMEEPIFEEVIVNGQTEVQPCGRKIIFEGKLL
- the purE gene encoding 5-(carboxyamino)imidazole ribonucleotide mutase, which translates into the protein MKPLVGVIMGSTSDWDTMKLACDILEELEIPYEKKVVSAHRTPDLMFQYAETAQERGIKVIIAGAGGAAHLPGMVAAKTVLPVIGVPVQSKALNGLDSLLSIVQMPGGVPVATVAIGNAGATNAGLLAASILGTQFPEYNQALVNRRESTRLKVVESSDQLD
- a CDS encoding Hsp20/alpha crystallin family protein, with the protein product MNINQFKGMNDWMKQMDQFFGKDFLGGFEPMLRASQTQVNLYKTENELLVVISLPGLENVDEVDVYANHQKLEIKGRINLKFKGFELIEENIFQGHFERTVDLPYPVRDDRVDASYHNGLLIIHLHRLIQSEASRKKIAVRKIEE